A window from Mytilus galloprovincialis chromosome 8, xbMytGall1.hap1.1, whole genome shotgun sequence encodes these proteins:
- the LOC143084825 gene encoding spartin-like, with translation MATCADARPCDRVPPARPPSLHQADQTDYKTIQSYHDNAYKHIEKGLSADESEHFDEAVNQYRAGLQFLDKGLAIDCEKIKATEEKKDSAKLLQQKMTKTKLQIEYRLQSIEVQRNVHSRHPTTPMELNQPPSYEDVMSESGSSISDTAFQSLGDSIMSNESSEVFDADATEIYNIPDGVQIFFITPEGYVSAPSYPSSLKIFKFISEPTVRTGQRPPAFLQVNSWVYPLQPGASPALKATNGAYVFPDTTDRPGSAVGLMLPDTMSLTDKDVFESVLSSMTMMQDQEVVAEIREPTAPPEEREVIPSEGETKDDESTSAKISKGIAVASSWITWGIEKGAEKAGHYIKVGSEKIKEKLKPEERAKEIDPRVIQGVQYARRGTHTAVKVSSYVVKKLGEATMAVGRELAPHIKKHGEKLLPESVKGKSQDGKSKVDGVLDVAGAGLIGFSAVYLTLEAAAKALGRNLTNETVTLVNYKYGSQAGLLAEHGMYAVGNTVLTVNNVDNLGIKAVAKRTAKETGKALIMDINEGSKTKPADSTVITQTKKS, from the exons ATGGCCACTTGTGCTGATGCACGACCTTGTGACAGAGTTCCCCCAGCTAGACCTCCATCCCTCCATCAGGCAGATCAAACTGACTATAAAACAATACAATCTTACCATGACAATGCTTACAAACATATAGAGAAAGGTCTGTCGGCAGACGAGAGTGAACACTTTGATGAAGCAGTCAATCAATATAGAGCAGGATTACAGTTCTTAGACAAAGGTCTGGCTATAGATTGTGAGAAGATAAAAGCTACAGAAGAGAAAAAAGACTCTGCCAAATTATtacaacaaaaaatgacaaaaaccaAACTTCAGATAGAATATAGGCTTCAGAGTATAGAAGTCCAAAGAAACGTACATTCTAGACATCCGACTACACCCATGGAATTAAATCAACCTCCGTCATACGAGGACGTGATGTCAGAATCTGGGTCATCAATTAGTGACACAGCGTTTCAGTCCCTCGGAGATTCTATTATGAGTAATGAATCGTCAGAAGTCTTTGATGCTGACGCTacagagatatataatattcccGATGGTGTCCAGATTTTCTTTATAACACCAGAAGGTTACGTTAGTGCTCCATCATATCCAAGCTCactgaaaatattcaaatttataagTGAACCGACTGTTAGAACTGGTCAGCGCCCTCCAGCCTTTTTACAGGTCAATAGTTGGGTGTACCCCTTACAACCAGGAGCCTCTCCAGCTctaaaggccaccaatggggCTTATGTCTTCCCTGATACAACAGACAGACCAG GATCAGCCGTAGGTTTAATGTTACCAGACACAATGTCATTGACTGACAAAGATGTTTTTGAGTCCGTTTTATCTTCTATGACCATGATGCAAGACCAAGAGGTTGTAGCAGAAATTAGGGAACCCACAGCACCCCCTGAAGAAAGGGAGGTAATACCGTCAGAAGGAGAAACTAAAGATGATGAATCTACCAGTGCTAAAATATCAAAAGGTATCGCAGTGG catCAAGTTGGATAACATGGGGTATTGAAAAAGGAGCAGAAAAAGCTGGCCACTATATTAAAGTTGGATCTGAAAAAATCAAAGAGAAACTAAAACCTGAGGAAAGAGCTAAAGAAATTGATCCCAGAGTTATACAAGGAGTCCAGTATGCTAGGAGAGGGACACACACGGCTGTCAAAGTCAGTTCTTATGTGG TGAAGAAGCTTGGAGAAGCTACAATGGCTGTAGGGAGAGAGTTAGCACCACACATAAAGAAACATGGTGAAAAACTACTTCCTGAGTCTGTCAAGGGAAAATCTCAAGATGGAAAATCTAAAGTAGATGGTGTTCTTGATGTCGCTGGGGCAGGTCTCATAG gTTTCAGTGCAGTGTACCTAACATTAGAAGCAGCAGCCAAGGCTCTCGGTAGAAACCTCACCAATGAAACAGTGACTCTGGTGAATTACAA aTATGGTAGTCAGGCAGGATTGTTAGCAGAGCACGGAATGTATGCTGTTGGTAACACTGTGTTGACTGTTAATAATGTGGACAATTTAGGAATCAAGGCTGTGGCAAAGAGGACAGCGAAAGAGACAGGCAAGGCCCTGATAATGGACATAAATGAAGGAAGTAAAACTAAACCAGCAGACTCTACAGTTATCACACAAACTAAAAAGTCTTGA